The nucleotide sequence TGGGTGGTTACGATCCCCAACAATTTACAGAATTGCATAAAAATATTTTTGTTGTGGCTACTGATGAACAACAAGCAAAACAAAAGGCTGTACAACAAATTAGTGAATGGGAATCACCTCATCGCGATCATTTACATCAAATAGAGGCTGCTCTCGAACTAAATGCATTATTGGCGAGTGATAATCATTATCTGCATTTGACAAAAGCCCCGCAAACAAAATCGTTTGCATTCACTTGCCGCTATGTTCCAATCGGAAAATTAGCCTCGTCTTAGTTAATCAATTTTCCCGGTACCACCTGAATAAAAATTATCTTTTATCAATATATTACACTTTGAAATGCCTGCAATTTGAACATAAAGATCAATAATGATTACTTGACTCAAAATCTATACTATAATGTTGCAAAACTATTTTCCTTACAGCTTTTTAGAGAGAAAAAATGAAAAAATGCTTGTTGGTAGTATTATCGTTTACCCTTGGCGCCTGTACTCAAACCTATTGGGATAAACCCGGTGTTTCACCGCAAGAATACGCCAGAGATAGCTATGAATGTGAACGGGATATGCGTCAAAGTTATTTTGATGAAAATACAGAAGGCTCTTACGCACGCAGCAATTTTGAAGCCCGCTGCATGGTATCAAAGGGATACACCAGAATGGAAAGATCAATCTAAATAACTCTTGCAATCGAGTATTCTAAAGAATTAGAATAGGAAGTATCGAATTTCCGATACTTCCTATTCAGGTCAAAAAAACTGCAATAAATCCAGTCTGCAAAATCTCTTCCAAGCCAGTAAAATGTCGTTTACAAAAATGTAACATTTGGTAATTTTTTTTAAAAACTTTATAAAACTTATTTGCAGAACGTAATTTCATTGTCTATGCTTAAAATCCAGCCTAATACTGGAGCGAAAATACAGATAATGAGTATCTGTTGTACAAGGAGGATAAAGTTCATGGAAAGAATTAGCCTTTTTAAAATCGCCTTTAGAGTCGTATTTGGTTGCTTTTTCTTAGTAGCGTTTATGCAGACTAAGAATACTTTGTCACAATATAGTACTCAATCTAAGCCTTTAACGAGTAAAAGTATTATTTCTAAGCCTTTTGAAGTACAAGCATGATGTGTTGTGATATCGATTTAGCCTTTTGCTTTTAGAAGTCAAAAGGCACCTCCCCCCTTTGGAGGCGCCCATCAAATACCCCCCATGGTGAAAACAATTAACTACTTAACATTGGCAATAGCTCACTTGACTCTGCTGAAGTGTTCTGGGGCAAGGAAAAGATTTCTTTTTTTTCAATCGCTTCAACAAGTCTGGCTAAATGCTCGTTTCCCCTTATTTCCATACGATACATGGAAAGGCGTGACTCAAAAAATGCCTGAACATCACTCGCACTACAGTTAAACAACATGGAATTTCCTGTTTTCACCCAAAGCGACAAGACTTCAATTTCAAAAAGATAAGCATTTGACTCAGAGTTTGTTATTCCTGCTGCCACATTAAAAGCATGCCCTACTTCATGAACAATAATACCAATGATCATCATTGGCTCTTTCTCCAGGAAATCTTCTTTTACTGCTATTGTTTTATTTTTCCTCCAGACATGATGATGTTTGCCCAAGAGTCGATAAGTATCATGATTTACAAAGATTGCCGGATTATTACTTATCCCTAAAAAATCTTTTGGTGGTAATAAAAAATCAACACTTAACGTTGGAACAGATGCTATTACTTCATTAAGTCCTTGTTCTCCAATTTTACGACACTCGTTAATTATTTTTAAGATATCTTCTTTTGCAAGCATCGTGACTCTCCTTAAGTGATTTTCTTCCTGTTTTTTGCCTTGCACTTGCTTCTTTTTTTAGCCAGACAGATTAAATTTAAATTTAATTGAGCGACTGGTCAACTTAATGCGATGTTCGAGAACTAATAAATAAATAAAAAACCATTCAAATTGATGTTTTTTACTTGTATTGAAAAAAAATCATGCAGTTATTAACAATTTTTAGCGATTTCTAGAGAAATTTAATCTCCCCTTAAGCTATTTAATTTACAATAGTTCTTTTAAGCGATGATTTGGGGCTCAATTAACATGAGAGTAATAGATAACAGCGGCAAGGGAAGTTGCATGTATTATGCCTATGCTATTTCTTTAATGTATCACCTTAAATCGCTTGGCTCGCAGCATGAGCATAAGGCACAGCTCTTTGCTTTATTAAAGTTAAATACGGCAGAAGAAGAACTCTTAAACAATATTTTAGAAAAACCAGGTTTCGTCTCCCCAGCAGATATTCGAATAATTGAATTGATACTCGAACCTAAACTAAGAAAAATTGCTGCTGAAAAAATAATCAGCGATTTTATTAAAGACCCTCTTTGCTCCTCTTTATTTAGTGCTGTTGCTTTTAAATTTAAAGAACTAGTTAAAGCCAAACTCGCCAAAGAACACCAGGAAATCATGACGCAAATCCAGGTTCCGGAGGATAATCGATCCAAGCGAGAATTTAACGAAGCAGAGATTTACCGAGTTCCCAATATATATGCTGCAATTAGCGACTACACGACACGGTTAGCTGAAGAGATAATCAACGATACAGAAGTAGCCGGCAAAGTAGCGCATCTTAAGGAAGTTGATCAAGCTGATGATATAGCGAAAACTCAAGCTGAAACTGAACTCTTGCAAGCTATTGATGCTTTTTTTCAAACGAAAATAGTTGCCTTCTTTAAAGACAATGAAGGGCAACAGCTGAATGCCTATTCAGCAAGATTACAAGACTCTCGCTCCTGGGGTACTGAAGAAGCGCTTAATGCATTACACGGAGTCATCACCGGTAATGAGCTTCGCCAAAGTCAAGGACATTGGGAAGAACACACTGAACGACCAATTAATTTTAAAAATTTTAAAAATGGCAGCCCCGCAGTTCTATACACTGCCAACGAAAACCCAGATATGATTCTTGATAACTGGGGCAACTCCCACTGGGTAAGCCAGATTCCTGCTAAAAAAGATTTGCAAATCCTTCTTGTCGATAACCCTGGTGATGAAACCATTAAGGCTATTCTTGCACGGAGTGATGAAATAGACGGTTTATTAAGGGCATACCTCGCTAAACCCTTAGCGGCCTCTATAACAGCAGATAAAGATAAATCTCAGGAAAAAAGATTAAAAACAAGTCTGGCAATCGCTACGGCGACCTTAAAAGAAAAACTTTTAGCAGAGCTCTTAGTCCAAATACAAGAAAGAGAACCCATTGACTTGGAAAAAAATTATGCTTATCAGCAACTTATAGAATGTAAGAGAGCCGTTGAGTTCATTACTGATGATAGCCATGATCAAGCAGCGAAAATTGATTTCCTTAAAACCTATGAGGAGCAGGCAAAGTCTAATCCTACCGGATGGGAAATCTTCGGCCAATTCATTAAAGGTTTTCTCTTGGCTAGTTTATCTACCGTCCTAGGCACTCTCGTTGGAGCCGCTATCGGTGGTGCACTCGGTTCAGCTGCCGGACCAGGTGGGACTCTTGTCGGAGCTGTATGGGGAGCCTTTAAAGGCGGAAATATGGCTGTCCTGGCAGGCACCGGGTTTGGGGGCTTCTTTGGCAGTGCATTATGGATCTTGCAAATGTTACCGCCAGTTAATGCAGTTCAAGAGTATACTGCACAAGCCCGGAAAGCGGTCCAAAATAGCCTTGAATATAGAGTAATAGAAGAAGCCGTTAAGAAGGAAGAAGTTGAGGAATCGCTGGAGCATGATGACAAGGGTTCAATAACTGCGAATGTGGAGAGCCTTGCTTCCAGTGTTGGCGAAGTTGTCGAAGACAATGCCCAAAGTGACCAAAGGGTTCAAACAAGCCAAACTTTGGCTTTCTAATTTTATACAGTAATAAAAGTTAGTTAATTTGTGTTTGGTGTGTTAATCCCAATCCAGATATTCTTCTATCTTGGCATCACTTTGAGATTTTTCCTTCTTGGCAAGCATTTTGGGAGATTCAGGGGCGTTTAAAGCCTCCTCCAAGCTAACGAAGGTAAAACCATTTTGCTTATAAAGATTAATAATGTCAGGTAATACATAGGCATTCAGCAAGTTAGCATGGATTAATAGAATTTGGGCTTGATCTGGTTTGTGATTATAACGATCATGCTCTTCTGCCTTTAAAGTCTGCTGCCAGATAAAATCGATATAAGCTACTTTTAATGCCTCCAGAAAACTACGCCGTTGATTTTGCGGTACATCCAATAAAAGCTGATTAAAGATAAAATCTTTACTATCAATTGTAATTGGCGCGACATGATAATTCTTTTTTGAAAGGTAATGTAATACTTTTTCTTTTTTATTACCGCCACTCATTGCTAAATAGGGATAACGGAAAAATTTTGGTTCAGTAAGCACCGGCATTAACATTTTGTCAGCTGCATCGATCTCTTCAATATAAGCCTCCGTATCTACTTTATTTAAATTTAAATGCGAAAAAGTATGATTACCTAATCCCAGACCAGCATCGCGAAATTTATGCAACATTTTCCAGTTATCAGGATTAACCTCGCCAGCGATAATAAACCCCGTTGCTGGAATTTCATGCGACTTAATGGCATTAATTATCATATTTAAATGAAAGTTTTTGGCTTCCCCTACAAAAGGCAAATCATCAATAGTAATGGCAATCAGTCTTTTTTGGGCAAAACTGGTGTCCGCCAATACAGTAAAAAAAAGCAAAGCTATGATAAAAAATTTTCTAACCAAGGTAATTCTCATTAAAAATTAAAAAGTTACGATATTTGCCTAATAAAATTTTATATTCAAACAAAATCTGGCTGGATATTATCGGTATATTGTGAGCATTTATCAACCAAATATAAACAATTTCACTACAATTATTGCCGGCAAACCCTGATCAGATAAGAAAACCAACTAACTGAGGGTAGAAAAAAACCAGTTAAAGGACTAAAAGTCCCGCTTCGAAACTGCAGTAGAAACAATATTCTAGCGTAAATTTATAGGATCTTAAAAACCAAAACGGCATTTTAAAATAAAACTGCTCAGAGAAGGCACACTTCTTGAATGATTCAGCACTATTCATTCTACAACGGAGTATAAAAATGAAAATTAACTCCATGTTAATAAAAGTGATGCCACTGCTTGTTTATGCACTAATTTCTGTGTATCACAGTGCAACAATAATTTTTTAATAAAGGCAACCGATAAAATCAGGAAGATACTTGTATTTTTGCTTTAACTCGTTATGCTGTAGGTTTTCGCGGGGCCGTTAGCTCAGCTGGTAGAGCAGGAGGCTCTTAACCTCTGTGTCATAGGTTCGAACCCTATACGGCCCACCACTTTCCCGCAACATGTCACGCATGCCCAAGCCATTGCTATAAAAAAACACATTATGTATACTGTTTTTTATCAAACATAACCAATGTACTACAAACAATGCTTTCTATAAGCTTTAATCTGATTACTTTTATTCCCTTCATTATTATCGGCTGAAAAGCCGATACGAACTGCCACGCCCATTTTCTGCTGTTACAACTTTATAAACCTTAACCTGGTGAGGCTGCGCATGTTTACACAAAAATATAAATACTTACCCTTTGTAATGTGGTTTTTCCCTTTAGTGTTTTTTGCTTATCAATTCATCTTACGCCTTTGGCCTGGTTTGATGATGCCGCAAATGATGACCCAATTTTCTATTGATGCCAGTCATTTCGGTTTGATTGCAGCTTTTTATTATTATGGCTATTCAAGCATGCAAATTCCTGCTGCGCTTCTCTTGGATCGCTTTGGAGCTCGATACATAGTGGGATTTTTTGCCATTGTTTGTGGTGCAGCGACGCTGTTATTTACTTATACCAACAATTGGTATTTAGCTTGTTTAACTCGATTCCTGGTCGGAGTTGGTTCTGCGGCAGGTTTTTTGGGTGTATCGAAGGTAGTCTCCGAATGGTTTCCCAAAAATCAATATACCAGGATGATTGGTTTCTCTTTTACTATAGGTCTCATGGGTGCTATCTATGGAGGTAAACCTCTTAGTCTTCTTATTGAGATGTATCATTGGCAAAAAGTTGCCCTGGCCCTAGCCCTGGTTTCTATTGGGGTGGGTTGCAGCACTTATTTTGTTTTACGTAGCCCTACGCATAAAAAAGAAAAAATGGCTCCGGAGTCATTTAAATTATCCAGTTTTAAAACACTCCTGTCCTCGCCTGTTATCTGGTTATTAGCACTTGCTAATTTGCTAATGGTCGGCTCTCTGGAAGGCTTCAGTGATGTATGGGGAGTACCTTATTTAATGACTGCCTACTCCATTAGTAAAAATGATGCAGCTCAACTTATTTCATTCGTATTTTTTGGTATGCTCTTTGGAGGGCCTGTCTTAGCATTTTGTAGTAAACAATTAAGTCACTACACTCTCGTTGCCTTATGTGGCTTTGGTATGGCTGGCCTATTTGCTGCCTTATTAATGCAGGAAAATTACCATTGGTGGTTTCTTGCCAGTTTATTTTTTTCTCTTGGCTTACTATGTTGTTATCAAGTACTTGTCTTTGCAGCAGGTTCCGCTTTAGTCAAGACAGAACAATTGGGTATTACTATTGCTTTTCTCAATTGCATCAATATGCTTGGCGGCTCTTTTTTCCATACTGTCATAGGTAAGGTCATGGATCTCTCCTGGAGTGGTTTATTAAGCAGCGAACATATTAAACTGTATAGTCTATTGGCCTATCAACGTGCATTAATGTTAATACCAATCTGTGCCATTTTAGGGGCTTTGATTGTTTGTTTGCTGGGTTTGAAATCCAGCAGACAGCAAGAACTATCTGGATCTGCACTCTATACATCATAGCCGGAGGGAAAATTATGGAAAAATTATTTTGGCAGGATCCCTATCGATGTACACTCAACACCAAAATTATTTCCATCGTCGATAATGATATTTTGCTAGAAAAAACGATTGCCTATTCATTTTCTGGCGGCCAGGAAAGTGATAAAGCTTATATTAATGATCTTGCGATTATTGATTCCAGAATGGACGGCTCCCTTATTTATTATACGCTTGCCAATAACCATAATCTTAAGATTAATGATGAAGTAGTTATGACTATCGATTGGCCACGTCGCTACAAGCTTATGCGTTTGCATTTTGCTGCGGAATTAGTTTTAGAACTCGTCACACGAAAATACCATTTTAAGAAAGTTGGTGCCCACATTGCTGAGCATAAAGCTAGAATCGATTTTATTCATGACAGAAATATTTCTGCAATTTTTGGGGAAATATTAGGCGAATACAATACCATTATTGAAGCTGACAAGCTCATTCAAACGGGCTATTCAGATATTTCCACACAACGTCGTTTTTGGAAAATTGATGGCTTCGCTGAAGTTCCTTGTGGCGGGACACATGTTAAATCGACAGCTGAAGTAGGCTATGTTTCCTTAAAACGTTCCCATCCTGGAAAATCGATTGAGCGGATAGAAATTCACTTGCTTTAATTCAAGTTTATTCATCTCTATGCTGCGACTTGTTCGCAGCATCCCAAAATCAACACTTAATGATCGGTAAAACCCAACTCAACCAAAATGCAGGGGCCATGGGCAATAACATTCATTTTATTTTTCAGGCAATTATTAATCGCGGTATCGCTTTCCGCTCCCGGCTGCATCCAAATATTTTGAATTCCCTTTTTTATAGCTTGTGCCACAATTTTTTCTGTAATCTGAGGGGGAGTAATAATGGAAATGCTATTTACAGATGGGGGTAAATCGGCAATTTCCGCGATACAAGGCAATCCTTCAACAATTTTTTCCCCAGGGTTCACTGGATAAACCGTTTTATTATTTTGCAAATAGCAACGCAGGACTTTGTTACCAAATTTTTGTCGATTATTTGAGGCACCAATGACAGCGTATGCACTAGAGGTAAAAAATTGGTTTATTTTATCTAACATGCTTGATTCCCATTCTATGGTTTTACTGAGTATTTATTTAAGTTTATACCATTCAATTAGGCCGCTTCGATTTATCTTTTTTTCTTTTTATTTATAACCAAGCGCAGCCAATGTTATTTTTCCAACTGCACCTAAAATAGAAGGCCAAACACCTATCCACCAAGACTGCTTAAAACCGAAATGAGCGCTTTATAGCAAAAACCACAGAATAAAATCAGTGTTTTATTCGAGGAGAGGCAATCATACCCAAGCGTTTCCTTAATCGACCATAATTTGGATGACTTAACCACCCGAGAATGCTATAATATTTAACACCGTGTTTTAATTTTAAATAAAATGCCAAAACCATCACCCACTGAAGTTACATCTCAATTAACTCTAGTCCCTATGCTTAATCTCTATCTACAAGCCAATAAGATAGATCTTAAAGCAAATAAAACCGGGATCTGTAATGGCTTGGCAGCTGTCTATTGTAAATATGCTTTAGAGGATAAAGAAGAAGAATTTCTTACCATGCTGCAATATATTGAGCATAAAGGTAAAGAAATTTTATATGCTCAAGAGCATGGTGTCGCCCCCCCTCCAAGCACTAATGATAAATTTTCCAATCTAGATGACAGTAAAGCGAATAAATTTATTGGTGAAGTTCTATTTGCCTATTTACCTAAGGAATTTAACAAAACGCTTAATCAAGATGATTCAATCCAACTCTTAAAATTTCTTGATAAGGATGGAGTAACCCAAAAACCCATTGTTAAAGAATATAATCTTGCTCTTGTCGCGGATGTAAAGGATTGGAGCCAGATATTTAATAAATTAAAAGGGGAAGGTACTGCCTGGACTGTTGGTACACCTACTCATGCAATCTCCGTTTTTGTGAAAAATGGCGAATTTCGTGTCTATGATCCAAACCATACCCTAATTGATATTTGCAAAGATGGTAAGGCTCTTGCCAAATTGTTAACCACCGTTTTCCCAGATAATGATAAGGCAGCGGCGTTGTTGCCTTTAACCATTAATATCTGTAGTCATCCTGATAAACCCAGTAATCATGAATACCCAACTAAAGAATGGATATTTAAAAATTTATTAAAAAAAGAGCCGGGCAAGATCAATCAATTTATGGAAATTAATGGCCATAAATTTGATTCACTAGCGATGGCTGTGTTGCAAAACGATGTTGCTCAAATTCGTCTATGCTTTGAGAAAGGAGCAAATAATCCGGAAGTAGCCTTGCAACTGGCCGCAAGAGATAACCGCCTTGATGCGCTTGACGTCTTACTGGAAGATGAGCATCGCAAACTAATCAAGAACCCTGATAAAGTCTATGTAGAAAGTTGCAGGCTTGCGCTCGAAACAGGGCGATATGAAGCCTTCGAGCGATTACTCAAAGATGAGGCTATTAACACAGCTTTTTGTAGCTCTATAAGGGACGCTAAAAACCGAGCAGATTTCTTACAGTTAGTAGCAACCTCAGGAAGTCCGCAGTGTATTGAAAAGCTGGTTGATTGTTATCAAAAAAACATTGCAGATATTGACATCCCTGCTTTGATAAAATCAAGCAATGCTATCGGGGCCGCGGAAAAATCTGGTAACAAACGTAGTGTACAGCTTCTATGTAATCTTGCAGGGGTTGAACTTCAAACATCACAGGAAAAATCGCTGGTTGATTTTCCCAGTAACGATAAAGAAACCCGTACGCTAATAGAAGGCTTTTGCACTTTCATCCAATTCATTAATGATATGATCCATGCGGCGATAAGTTTAATTCTCCCCTCGGCAAAAAAACAAGAGACCCTTGCTTATACAAATGCACCCTATGCTCGCCTTTTTAAGCCTGCCCCTGATAAGACGGAAAGCCCCTTGCTTGCGCCCTTAACTACAGCACCTGATAAATCTGGCCCACAATAATAGAAGGGCCAGAAAGAAATATTTTCTAATTTTAGGCTCCGGCTATATATAACTTGCTTTCCTGCATAAACAGTCTTATACCTATAAGTGATATTTTATTTTATATAAGGATATTGTAATGGACCTAAATAAACGCATTGAGCCTAAAACATGGGCATTTGTAGAGAAAATACAAAAAGCAGGGGGGAAACCTCTTTATGATCTACCCGTATCTGAAGGTAGAGCCATATTTGATAAATTGCAAGAATTGAAGTCCGAAAAACCTGATGTCGACATTGAAGATCACACGCTCCCCGTTGGCCCCAAAGGAAAAGTTTCCATTAGGATTATCCGTCCTAAAGGAGCTAAAGAAACACTGCCTGTACTCATGTATTATCATGGTGCTGGATGGGTTTTTGGCGATTATCAGACTCATGGACGCCTTGTTCGCGAACTCGCCGTTGGGTCGCATGCTGCCGTTGTATTTGTCAATTACAGTTTAGCACCTGAAGAGCAATATCCTACTCAAATAGAAGAGGCCTATGCCGCAACAAAATATGTTGCCGAGAATGGTAAAAAATTTAATCTCGACACCTCTCGCTTTGTAGTAGCAGGAGATAGCGTAGGTGGTAATATGACCATCGTCATGACCCTGCTTGCTAAAGAGCGTGGCGGACCTAAAATCGACTATCAAGTGCTTATCTATCCAGTGACAGATGCTAATTTTGAAAATGGCTCTTATAAAGAATTTTCTGAGGGCCCCTGGCTAACCAAAAAAGCGATGGAATGGTTTTGGGATAATTACTTACCCAATAAAGAAAAACGAAAAGAAATAACCGCATGCCCATTAAAAGCCTCTATAGAGCAATTAAAAGGGTTACCACCCGCATTAGTCATTAATGGTGAATGCGATGTACTCCGTGACGAAGGCGAAGCGTATGCCCATAATCTGAATGCAGCTGGCGTTTCTGTTACCGGTATCCGCCATCACGGAACTATTCACGATTTTCTGATGATAAATGATATCGCGGATACCCCTGCTTGCCGGAATGCAATTGAAACCATTAATGCTCATCTGTGTAATGTCTTTAATCATAAAAAGAAACAATAACGCCCTACTCCATGCTAACATCAAAGGCCCACATTCCTTTGATGTTAGCACTCTCCTTTGAATAGACAGTAGGTTTCAACGGAATGATTTAAGTATCAAACGCATAAATCAATCAAGACAGTAGGTTCAAATTAAATGTAATTAAATACGGTTAAACCTTGAATGCGGGCAAAACTTTGTTGTGCTGCTTGTAAATAAATGCGCTGCAAATCCAGTTTGACCGCGACTTCAGGAAGATTCACATCTTCCAGTGAAGAGAGGGTCTCTGTGCTTGTTTCAATTAAGTCCGAATTGACTTGATCAGCCACATCCAATTGATTCAGACGAGCTCCTACCTGGGCTTGGTAAGCAATGATATTGTCAAGTGCCGTGTCGAACTGATCGAGCAATTGATTATTTTCAGTTTGAACAATTGCTTTATCAATAGGGCTGGCAAAGGGACTATTAAGATTATCAACCATACGCGCCACTGTTGAAAAAAGAGATTCATTCCGCGCAGGATTGATAGCAAAACTATCACCGACCTGTGGTTCACCGGAAACGGTTATTTGTATACCATTGAAACTAATCGTTGATCCAGATTCATACACTGGTGCATCATCAACCAAACCAGTAGGTGGAATTACTGAGCCACTACTGACCCCACTTACCATGACCACCAACTGATTTGATGAGTTTAATGCAAATTGCAAAGTATAATCATCTGGAACAAAAATAGCTGCATCATAAACCGTTCCAGAACTCACTGAAGCAGTACCCGTATTTGGAGTAGCAGTAGGTGTAACGGTAAAAAAAGTGTTTCCATTGAGAATACGCATGAATAAATCAGAGCCATTATCATTGGTTGCAATTTTCAAACCGCCACTAATAGTCTGTAAACGTTGCGTTTCGTCACCGTTATAAAGAAACGCTCCGTTGACATCTCTGGTAAATGGTTGAGTCGCTGTTTTACTGCCACTAAATAAATAATAGCCATTACTATCCTGCGTGTTTCCCATACCTAATAACTGGTCTAAAAGGTTTTTTGCTTCCTCACCAAGAGCATGACGATCGGCTTCTGACAGAGCAGTACTACCCGCTTGAACCTGTAATTCCCGAAGACGCTGAATAACACCAATTGTATTACCCAACACACTTTCTTCAAAAGTCAGGGCACTAACTGCTGCTTCCCGATTCTGTTGCATCCGCTCAGCCGCATTAATCCGTTGCCTCATCAAATCAATTTTTGAAGCAGAAATAGGATCATCAGACGGTGATTCTATTTTTTTCTGGGATGACAACTGCTGTTGTAATTTCAAAGTCTGGGCTTGCTGTGTCAATAACCCATTAAGTCCACGCAGAAAAATTTGATTGGTTGAAATGCGCATTATTCACCTCAGTGCAGCAAATAATATATCCATTATCTGGCCTGAAATAGCCATTACTTTGCTTGCTGCTTGATAAGCTTGCTCAAAACGGAGTAAATTGCTAGCTTCCTCATCCAAATTAACCCCACTTTTACTTTCGCGAAATTCAACAGCTTGCTGATGTAATATATCGGCCGCATCACTGCGAAGTTTAGCTTGATAGGTTCTTCCGCCAACCTCAGCGATTAAATCAGAATACCTGTCAAATAAACTTTCTGTCCCGTTTTCAAAGATCTTATCTTGTTGCAGAGAGGCCAACTTCAAACCATTATAATTATCGCCTATACCACCGCTATTATAAGAAGCAGTAAATGTATCACCTGTCTTAGGGATGCCTGATAATACAATTGAATACGAAGGGGTCAGTGTATCAGGAATCATTATCGTATTATCAATATTAGGAGTAAAAGTGAACGGTCCAGTTGTTATCGTATCTGTGACATTCACCAGGTTGTATTGTGTATCAGAAATAAATTCAATACGGTATTCTTTATCCACTACAGTCGTATCAAAAATTTCCCCCAGAGTAATATGTCCTGTTCCAGTATTGGCTAAAGAAGCCTGAGTACGGACAGGTGCGGCATAAGCGATCTCGCGCGCATCAGAAATATTTAATTTAAGATCACGCGCAGCACCCCGGGTGGATGTCAACATATAGTGATCGTTATCAACTAAATTATTTATATTATCAACGGTAATAGTTAATCCATCGATCACCACTTGAGCAGCTGGTGGTGTAGGAGGTGTATCAGTCCAATTTAAGGTTGTCGATTGTCCGTCTGATTTACGTATGATTCTTATTTCATTGGTAGAAATATCGCTAACCAATAGTTCATAGTCACTTAGCTCAAGTTGGCTAATATCAGAAATTTCGACTGATAAAACACCTGTGCCAGTATTGGTTATTCGCGGAGTTGAACGCTCTAATTGCAAGCTCATTTGATTGAAATCAGTAAAAAAATCTTTACCAATTTGGCTATTCATATCAAGGCCTAAGCGGTGTTGGTTATTAAACGTTGCTGCAAGTCCAATAGCCATTTGTCCCAGCAATTGACTTGTATTTGAAAGAATCCCCTGTTCAAAATCAAGGAAACCACCCAACATACCAGAGTGTAAATTACGGCTGATATCAGTTTGCCCTAAGCCATTCTTAATAAAAATTTTTGTTCCAAACTGATCGCTATCGCGGAGATCAACCTTTAATTCACGTTGCTCGGAGCCAATAACCAGCATTTCTCCACTGCCAATTCCAACACTAATATTTGAATCGCCCTGTTCAATCACGGTGACATCGGTATACTGTGATAACTCACGTAGTAATTCATCTCGTTTATCCATTAATTCAGGTGCATTTGGCATAGCACTAAGTTGAATATTTACTTGGGCAATATTGGCAGTAATTTGATTGATTTGCTCAACAGCTTGTCTAATTTGCGCCGTATTATTTTGTTGATACTCATCTAAACGGAGTTGCATTGTATTGAACTGATCGACTAACAATTGACTTTGTTTC is from Legionella donaldsonii and encodes:
- the flgK gene encoding flagellar hook-associated protein FlgK; amino-acid sequence: MAGILGIASSSLNAFQRALEVTGNNIANANNSGYSRQTIHFTPTPAQRYAGSFIGTGVAVSNIKRNNDQFATLQLRDTLTTKTEYDTFYQQALQIDKLLSQEGTSISAALQNFFSSLGQLNDAPDSLASRGVALKQSQLLVDQFNTMQLRLDEYQQNNTAQIRQAVEQINQITANIAQVNIQLSAMPNAPELMDKRDELLRELSQYTDVTVIEQGDSNISVGIGSGEMLVIGSEQRELKVDLRDSDQFGTKIFIKNGLGQTDISRNLHSGMLGGFLDFEQGILSNTSQLLGQMAIGLAATFNNQHRLGLDMNSQIGKDFFTDFNQMSLQLERSTPRITNTGTGVLSVEISDISQLELSDYELLVSDISTNEIRIIRKSDGQSTTLNWTDTPPTPPAAQVVIDGLTITVDNINNLVDNDHYMLTSTRGAARDLKLNISDAREIAYAAPVRTQASLANTGTGHITLGEIFDTTVVDKEYRIEFISDTQYNLVNVTDTITTGPFTFTPNIDNTIMIPDTLTPSYSIVLSGIPKTGDTFTASYNSGGIGDNYNGLKLASLQQDKIFENGTESLFDRYSDLIAEVGGRTYQAKLRSDAADILHQQAVEFRESKSGVNLDEEASNLLRFEQAYQAASKVMAISGQIMDILFAALR
- a CDS encoding alpha/beta hydrolase, whose protein sequence is MDLNKRIEPKTWAFVEKIQKAGGKPLYDLPVSEGRAIFDKLQELKSEKPDVDIEDHTLPVGPKGKVSIRIIRPKGAKETLPVLMYYHGAGWVFGDYQTHGRLVRELAVGSHAAVVFVNYSLAPEEQYPTQIEEAYAATKYVAENGKKFNLDTSRFVVAGDSVGGNMTIVMTLLAKERGGPKIDYQVLIYPVTDANFENGSYKEFSEGPWLTKKAMEWFWDNYLPNKEKRKEITACPLKASIEQLKGLPPALVINGECDVLRDEGEAYAHNLNAAGVSVTGIRHHGTIHDFLMINDIADTPACRNAIETINAHLCNVFNHKKKQ
- the flgL gene encoding flagellar hook-associated protein FlgL; this encodes MRISTNQIFLRGLNGLLTQQAQTLKLQQQLSSQKKIESPSDDPISASKIDLMRQRINAAERMQQNREAAVSALTFEESVLGNTIGVIQRLRELQVQAGSTALSEADRHALGEEAKNLLDQLLGMGNTQDSNGYYLFSGSKTATQPFTRDVNGAFLYNGDETQRLQTISGGLKIATNDNGSDLFMRILNGNTFFTVTPTATPNTGTASVSSGTVYDAAIFVPDDYTLQFALNSSNQLVVMVSGVSSGSVIPPTGLVDDAPVYESGSTISFNGIQITVSGEPQVGDSFAINPARNESLFSTVARMVDNLNSPFASPIDKAIVQTENNQLLDQFDTALDNIIAYQAQVGARLNQLDVADQVNSDLIETSTETLSSLEDVNLPEVAVKLDLQRIYLQAAQQSFARIQGLTVFNYI